In a single window of the Planctomycetia bacterium genome:
- a CDS encoding zinc ribbon domain-containing protein: protein MPIFEFHCEACDRDFEELVSSSGSARAVQCPQCGERKAMRKISVFAAQAGGQPARSSAPAGGCGRCGDPSGPCGM, encoded by the coding sequence ATGCCGATTTTTGAGTTTCATTGCGAGGCCTGCGATCGGGATTTTGAGGAGCTGGTTTCCTCATCCGGATCGGCAAGGGCCGTCCAATGTCCCCAATGCGGCGAGCGCAAGGCGATGCGAAAAATCAGCGTCTTCGCCGCTCAGGCCGGCGGCCAGCCCGCTCGATCTTCGGCCCCGGCCGGCGGCTGCGGTCGTTGCGGTGACCCGTCAGGCCCCTGCGGAATGTAA
- a CDS encoding HAD family hydrolase, which produces MPVEHRIAMWSGPRNISTAMMRAWGSRGDTVVCDEPLYAHYLKLTGRDHPGAEEIVAQCETDWRKVIGQLTGAIPDGKAIYYQKHMAHHLLPGMDRDWALKLSNCFLIREPSAMLASLVKVIPFPGVEETGLPQQIELFDMIVAATGSEPPVIFARDVLENPAGMLAALCEQLGVPFSDAMLRWEPGPRATDGIWGKHWYANVEKSTGFEPYAEKDISPPSHLRSVLEKCERLFERLFAKRLAPSTTKLPK; this is translated from the coding sequence ATGCCTGTTGAGCATCGCATTGCCATGTGGTCCGGCCCGCGGAATATCTCGACCGCGATGATGCGGGCGTGGGGTTCGCGCGGGGACACGGTCGTCTGCGATGAGCCGCTGTATGCCCATTACCTCAAGCTCACCGGGCGCGATCATCCCGGGGCGGAGGAAATCGTGGCTCAGTGCGAGACCGACTGGCGGAAGGTCATCGGCCAACTGACGGGGGCAATCCCGGACGGCAAGGCGATCTATTACCAGAAACACATGGCCCATCATCTGCTGCCGGGCATGGACCGCGACTGGGCGCTGAAGCTGTCGAACTGCTTTCTGATTCGCGAGCCGAGTGCCATGCTTGCGTCACTGGTGAAGGTGATTCCCTTTCCCGGCGTCGAGGAGACCGGCCTTCCGCAGCAGATCGAGTTGTTTGACATGATTGTCGCCGCGACGGGGAGCGAGCCGCCGGTCATTTTCGCGCGCGATGTGCTGGAGAATCCCGCCGGAATGCTTGCCGCGCTTTGCGAGCAACTGGGCGTGCCATTTTCCGACGCGATGCTGCGCTGGGAGCCTGGTCCGCGGGCCACCGACGGCATCTGGGGCAAGCACTGGTATGCCAATGTCGAGAAATCGACGGGGTTCGAACCGTATGCCGAAAAGGACATTTCTCCGCCGAGTCACCTTCGAAGCGTACTGGAGAAGTGTGAACGACTGTTCGAGAGGCTCTTTGCCAAGCGGCTCGCGCCATCGACGACTAAACTCCCCAAGTGA
- a CDS encoding DUF1573 domain-containing protein: MHRCRKPIWTGFCVSLTLAAASHVHAFQQSGKPAAAPPATGPKWVLDEPLHDFGTAWAGLVVQNKFVVRNEGVGILKLIEAKPHCSCSVADDYTREIPQGESGTITFTLQTASKSGQVQESIVVKTNDPTNPYMTLEMKGFVKTVCKLEVIEDSVARVGTSDFADIRNFGANFGRVTADQHVRRVIKMTNTSGSPLELKLLGVNQGSERFRAELKETKPKEEYELTVIGEPPFVEGYNSGTIMFGTNISDNPAFNVGAYAYVPARIEVVPPKMIVDPKYPIQPIRALRITNNGSEHFEITSVSCSNPGFRIKLLPLNASNPKTREIEVRLPLGQYRPPEYGDIVRVETNDAEKPLIDVYVLPRLNMEPAPRPADLPLVFTPGTISPGR, from the coding sequence ATGCATCGTTGTCGAAAGCCGATTTGGACCGGTTTCTGCGTGTCGCTGACTCTCGCGGCCGCATCCCACGTTCACGCATTCCAGCAGTCCGGGAAGCCGGCCGCTGCACCGCCGGCGACCGGACCGAAGTGGGTTCTCGATGAACCGCTCCACGACTTCGGCACAGCCTGGGCGGGTCTTGTCGTCCAGAACAAGTTCGTCGTCCGAAACGAGGGCGTCGGCATTCTCAAACTCATCGAGGCCAAGCCTCACTGCAGTTGTTCCGTAGCCGACGATTACACCCGGGAAATACCTCAGGGCGAATCAGGTACGATCACCTTCACTTTGCAAACCGCATCCAAGTCGGGGCAGGTGCAGGAGTCGATTGTCGTCAAGACCAACGACCCTACCAATCCGTACATGACCCTGGAGATGAAAGGCTTCGTCAAGACAGTCTGCAAGCTCGAAGTCATCGAGGACAGCGTCGCCCGTGTCGGCACCAGCGACTTCGCCGACATTCGCAACTTCGGGGCGAACTTTGGCCGCGTCACCGCCGACCAGCACGTACGCCGGGTGATCAAGATGACCAATACCAGCGGAAGTCCACTCGAACTCAAACTGCTGGGGGTCAATCAGGGCTCGGAGCGATTCCGCGCCGAACTCAAGGAAACCAAGCCTAAGGAAGAATACGAACTCACCGTGATTGGCGAGCCGCCGTTCGTCGAGGGCTATAACTCCGGCACCATCATGTTCGGTACGAACATCAGCGACAATCCGGCCTTCAACGTCGGCGCCTATGCCTACGTCCCCGCCAGAATCGAGGTCGTCCCGCCCAAGATGATCGTCGACCCCAAGTACCCGATACAGCCGATCCGCGCCCTGCGCATCACCAATAACGGCAGCGAGCACTTTGAGATCACTTCGGTTTCATGCAGCAATCCCGGGTTTCGCATCAAACTGCTCCCGCTCAATGCCTCGAACCCGAAGACCCGCGAGATCGAAGTGCGATTGCCGCTCGGCCAGTACCGGCCGCCCGAATACGGCGACATCGTTCGCGTCGAAACCAACGACGCCGAG